In bacterium, the DNA window TATCGCCGAGAGTGGCCAGCGAACGCAGATTTTAGACCAGGTATATCTAGGATCTAACCTGGTCAGGTTGTGTTTAACCCTGCATATCACATTAGCAGACGACGCCCGCGTACAAATCAGCATTTATGATGCGGCAGGCCGGTGCGTAGGAAAGCAGGCGATTGGATATCTAAACCAAGGCCCTCACATAGTGAATATGAACGCTAACGATTTTGTGTCTGGCGTTTATGTGATCAAAACTTCGGTCAATGACCGGTATTACTATAATAAATGCGTGGTCCTAAAGTAGCGTTTTCCTGATTGACAGGACTTTTTGCCTGTATATAATTTAATGCAAGGAGGTTTGAATGCCCGGCCATGTAGTTTTTGAGTATGACCCAGTTAAGAATATCGTGTTCA includes these proteins:
- a CDS encoding T9SS type A sorting domain-containing protein, encoding IAESGQRTQILDQVYLGSNLVRLCLTLHITLADDARVQISIYDAAGRCVGKQAIGYLNQGPHIVNMNANDFVSGVYVIKTSVNDRYYYNKCVVLK